The following are encoded together in the Flavobacterium haoranii genome:
- a CDS encoding D-2-hydroxyacid dehydrogenase, giving the protein MKVLANDGISTAGIKVLEKAGFEVITTKVAQEQVANFINTHNVAVLLVRSATKVRKDIIDACPGLKIIGRGGVGMDNIDVDYARQNGKHVINTPASSSESVAELVFAHLFSGVRFLHDSNRNMPLEGETNFNGLKKAYGEGIELRGKTLGIIGFGRIGQAVAKMALGLGMRVIAADKFVSEAVIRVDFYNGQYINVDIKTEPLEDVFKHSDFITIHVPAQNGYVIGREELMMMKDNVGIVNASRGGVVDEVALVEALDEGKVLFAGLDVFENEPTPAIKVLMNPKISLTPHIGAATNEAQDRIGTELAEQIISLLKNE; this is encoded by the coding sequence ATGAAAGTATTAGCAAACGACGGAATTTCTACAGCAGGTATTAAAGTTTTAGAAAAAGCCGGATTTGAAGTAATTACAACAAAGGTTGCACAAGAGCAAGTTGCCAATTTTATTAACACACATAATGTAGCTGTTTTACTTGTAAGAAGTGCTACAAAAGTTAGAAAAGATATTATTGATGCTTGCCCAGGATTAAAAATTATTGGTCGTGGTGGTGTTGGTATGGATAATATCGATGTAGATTATGCAAGACAAAATGGTAAACACGTTATCAATACACCTGCTTCATCATCTGAATCTGTAGCAGAGTTAGTTTTTGCTCATTTATTTTCAGGTGTACGTTTCTTACACGATTCTAATAGAAATATGCCTCTTGAAGGGGAAACAAACTTCAACGGACTTAAAAAAGCATATGGTGAAGGAATAGAATTACGTGGTAAAACATTAGGAATTATTGGTTTTGGTCGCATCGGACAAGCAGTTGCTAAAATGGCTTTAGGTTTAGGAATGCGCGTAATTGCTGCTGATAAATTTGTAAGCGAAGCAGTAATTAGAGTTGATTTTTATAACGGGCAGTATATTAATGTTGACATTAAAACAGAACCCCTAGAAGACGTATTTAAACACTCTGATTTTATTACCATACATGTTCCAGCTCAAAATGGATATGTAATTGGAAGAGAAGAATTAATGATGATGAAAGACAATGTAGGTATTGTTAATGCATCTCGTGGTGGCGTTGTAGATGAAGTAGCATTAGTTGAAGCTTTAGACGAAGGTAAAGTTTTATTTGCTGGTTTAGATGTTTTTGAAAACGAACCAACTCCAGCTATCAAAGTATTAATGAATCCAAAAATTTCATTAACACCACATATTGGTGCTGCTACAAATGAAGCACAAGACAGAATTGGAACTGAATTAGCAGAACAAATTATTAGTCTTCTTAAAAACGAATAA
- a CDS encoding DUF937 domain-containing protein, producing the protein MSGILDLVNSDLGKQLIDNISEQTGIDKSKASDVVSSSVPELLGAMQGNMLSGDGASGLLKALTSGKHDGSILDNLGGFLNGGDFSDGNKILGHVLGDKLSAVETGISSKTGVDSSIISKILPMLAPIIMGYLGKQTKSGKVSSATDLGGLLGGLLTSATSGNSSGGLGSSILTSALDQNGDGKLDASDAIAAVTKKKGGLGGLLGGLFGKK; encoded by the coding sequence ATGAGCGGAATTTTAGACTTAGTAAATAGCGATTTAGGAAAACAATTAATCGATAATATTTCAGAACAAACAGGAATTGATAAAAGTAAAGCTTCTGATGTTGTTTCATCTAGTGTTCCTGAACTTCTAGGAGCAATGCAAGGTAATATGCTATCAGGGGACGGAGCATCAGGTTTATTAAAAGCTCTAACAAGTGGAAAACACGACGGGAGTATTTTAGATAATCTAGGTGGATTTTTAAATGGTGGCGATTTTTCCGATGGAAATAAAATTTTAGGTCACGTTTTAGGAGATAAACTAAGTGCTGTTGAAACGGGAATTAGTAGTAAAACTGGCGTAGATAGCAGTATTATTTCTAAAATTTTACCCATGTTGGCTCCTATCATTATGGGATATTTAGGAAAACAAACTAAAAGTGGTAAAGTATCTAGTGCAACTGATTTAGGTGGACTTCTTGGTGGTTTATTAACAAGTGCTACAAGCGGAAATTCTTCTGGAGGGTTAGGAAGCAGCATTTTAACTTCTGCTTTAGATCAAAATGGAGACGGAAAATTAGACGCAAGTGATGCTATTGCTGCAGTTACAAAGAAAAAAGGTGGTTTAGGCGGACTTTTAGGTGGTTTATTTGGAAAAAAATAA
- a CDS encoding DUF6146 family protein: MKVYFYIFSIFFALLFSCNSNKTVQNETESKTILTSDTVRIANDEIEYEVVVIDPGFTSWFNGHAKPKGFYNQSYLEARNIFWVTEWNRRVLLPMQYDPNLYTMLINYESGIDYGYEVNYMIYNYLVYFQLTNNQKLGGFSPRL, encoded by the coding sequence TTGAAAGTTTATTTTTACATATTCTCCATTTTTTTTGCACTACTCTTTTCGTGCAATTCTAATAAAACCGTTCAAAATGAAACGGAAAGTAAAACTATTTTAACAAGTGATACTGTAAGAATTGCTAATGATGAAATTGAATATGAAGTTGTGGTTATAGATCCAGGATTTACATCTTGGTTTAATGGTCACGCAAAACCAAAAGGATTTTATAATCAAAGTTATTTAGAAGCTAGAAATATTTTTTGGGTAACCGAATGGAACAGAAGAGTTTTACTTCCTATGCAATATGATCCTAATTTATATACCATGTTGATTAATTACGAATCGGGTATTGATTATGGTTACGAAGTAAACTACATGATTTATAACTATTTGGTTTATTTTCAATTGACAAACAATCAAAAATTAGGAGGATTTTCGCCACGTTTATAA
- a CDS encoding DUF6787 family protein codes for MKKLKERWNVTSNFQLVVIFIVFAITGFSSLKLAVPFMQFIGLTDDVIPHWLYRVLRLILIFPIYQVLLVTIGSVLGQFKFFWWFEKKMLRSMKLGFIADFLDQKFKNKP; via the coding sequence ATGAAGAAATTAAAAGAACGCTGGAATGTAACCAGTAACTTTCAGTTAGTTGTAATTTTTATAGTTTTTGCCATAACCGGATTTAGTTCTTTAAAACTTGCTGTTCCTTTTATGCAATTTATTGGCTTAACAGACGATGTAATTCCTCATTGGCTTTATCGTGTATTACGTCTAATCTTAATTTTTCCTATTTACCAAGTTCTTCTCGTAACTATTGGATCTGTTTTGGGTCAATTTAAATTCTTTTGGTGGTTCGAAAAAAAGATGCTTCGCAGTATGAAACTTGGCTTTATTGCTGATTTTTTAGATCAGAAGTTTAAAAATAAGCCATAA
- the msrA gene encoding peptide-methionine (S)-S-oxide reductase MsrA, with product MEKLVLSLILLVSCQAKEKKYTVQEFKEPIKMEIQSGKEVATFAGGCFWCTEAIFQEIKGVEKVTSGYIGGKTKNPTYREVCSGETGHAEAIQITFNPTQVAYEDLLEVFFGTHDPTTLNRQGADVGTQYRSEIFYYSEAQKTKAENYIKFIENEQLYSKPIVTKVSPATEFYAAEDYHQDYYSQNSQQGYCQMVIAPKLEKLRKYYQSKLK from the coding sequence ATGGAAAAATTAGTTTTATCTTTAATTTTATTAGTGAGCTGTCAAGCGAAAGAGAAAAAATATACTGTTCAAGAATTTAAAGAACCAATAAAAATGGAAATACAAAGTGGAAAAGAAGTAGCGACTTTTGCTGGTGGTTGTTTTTGGTGTACCGAAGCAATTTTTCAAGAAATTAAAGGTGTAGAAAAAGTAACATCGGGTTATATTGGCGGAAAAACTAAAAATCCAACTTATAGAGAAGTTTGTAGCGGGGAAACTGGTCATGCAGAAGCAATTCAAATTACATTTAATCCAACACAAGTTGCTTATGAAGATTTGTTGGAAGTTTTCTTTGGAACACATGATCCTACAACTTTAAATAGGCAAGGAGCTGATGTGGGAACACAATATAGAAGTGAAATTTTTTATTATTCGGAAGCACAAAAAACAAAAGCCGAAAATTACATCAAGTTTATTGAAAATGAACAATTATATAGCAAACCAATTGTTACCAAAGTGTCACCTGCTACCGAATTTTATGCTGCAGAAGATTACCACCAAGATTATTACAGTCAAAATTCGCAACAAGGTTATTGCCAAATGGTAATTGCTCCAAAACTTGAAAAATTGCGTAAATATTATCAATCTAAGTTGAAATAA
- a CDS encoding ABC transporter ATP-binding protein, with translation MIEAFNIHKNYDDLHVLKGVNLHIKKGEIVSIVGASGAGKTTLLQILGTLDKPAKNNDSNLSINGVNILKLSDKELSKFRNQQLGFIFQFHQLLPEFTALENVCIPGFIANRNKKELEQEAEKLLEYLGLSHRIHHKPSELSGGEQQRVAVARALINKPAVIFADEPSGNLDTHTAENLHQLFFKLRDEFGQTFVIVTHNEELAEMADRKITMIDGNII, from the coding sequence ATGATAGAGGCTTTTAATATTCATAAAAACTACGACGATTTACACGTTTTAAAAGGTGTAAATTTACATATTAAAAAAGGAGAAATTGTTTCAATTGTGGGCGCTTCGGGTGCAGGTAAAACTACACTTTTGCAAATTTTAGGAACGCTTGACAAACCTGCAAAAAACAACGATTCTAATTTAAGTATTAACGGAGTTAATATCCTAAAACTTTCTGATAAAGAATTATCAAAATTTAGAAATCAGCAATTAGGTTTTATTTTTCAATTTCACCAACTTTTACCTGAATTTACAGCTTTAGAAAATGTTTGCATTCCTGGTTTTATTGCAAATAGAAACAAAAAAGAATTAGAACAAGAAGCCGAAAAATTATTAGAATATCTTGGACTTTCACATAGAATACATCATAAACCTAGTGAACTTTCTGGTGGAGAACAACAACGTGTTGCAGTAGCAAGAGCTTTAATTAACAAGCCTGCTGTTATTTTTGCCGATGAACCTTCTGGAAATTTAGACACACATACGGCCGAAAATTTACACCAACTGTTTTTTAAATTGCGTGATGAATTTGGTCAAACATTCGTAATTGTAACACACAATGAAGAATTAGCCGAAATGGCAGATCGAAAAATTACAATGATTGATGGGAATATTATTTAA
- a CDS encoding TIGR02757 family protein encodes MTKNELKEFLDEKVELYNRTDFIETDPIQIPHLFSAKEDIEIASFLTSTLAWGNRKMIINSGTKLMNVLGNSPYDFVLSHNNEQLEKLDTFVHRTFNNEDAKTFIKALQNIYLNHGGLEKVFAQHQNQKDQTESISNFKKVFFEIEHQPRTTKHVSDPLNNSAAKRLNMMLRWLVRKDNKGVDFGIWNSISTAHLSCPLDVHSGNVARKLGLLTRKQNDAKALAELDTNLRLLDNQDPVKYDFALFGLGVFEGF; translated from the coding sequence ATGACAAAAAACGAATTAAAAGAATTTTTAGACGAAAAAGTTGAATTATACAATCGTACAGATTTTATAGAAACTGATCCTATACAAATTCCGCATTTATTTTCTGCCAAAGAAGATATTGAAATTGCATCGTTTTTAACTTCTACTTTGGCTTGGGGAAATCGCAAAATGATTATCAACAGTGGCACAAAGCTCATGAATGTTTTAGGAAATTCGCCTTACGATTTTGTACTTTCTCATAACAACGAACAACTTGAAAAACTGGACACTTTTGTTCACAGAACTTTTAATAACGAAGACGCTAAAACTTTTATAAAAGCACTTCAAAATATATATTTGAATCATGGCGGACTTGAAAAAGTCTTTGCGCAACACCAAAATCAAAAAGATCAAACGGAAAGTATCTCTAACTTTAAAAAAGTCTTTTTCGAAATAGAACACCAACCGAGAACTACAAAACATGTTTCTGATCCTTTGAATAATTCTGCTGCAAAAAGGCTGAACATGATGTTAAGATGGCTCGTGAGAAAAGACAATAAAGGAGTCGATTTTGGCATATGGAATTCTATTTCAACCGCTCACCTATCTTGTCCTTTAGATGTTCACTCTGGAAATGTAGCGCGCAAATTAGGTTTACTTACTCGTAAACAAAATGATGCAAAAGCCTTAGCTGAACTGGATACTAACCTAAGATTACTAGATAATCAAGATCCTGTTAAATACGATTTTGCCTTGTTTGGACTTGGTGTATTTGAAGGTTTTTAA
- a CDS encoding DUF1328 family protein, whose product MLRWTIIFIILALVAGVLGFGGIAAGAAEIAKILFFIFIILFILSIIRGRKV is encoded by the coding sequence ATGTTACGTTGGACAATCATATTCATAATACTTGCATTAGTTGCCGGAGTTTTAGGTTTCGGTGGTATTGCAGCCGGAGCAGCAGAAATTGCTAAAATATTATTCTTCATTTTTATTATTTTATTCATTTTATCGATAATAAGAGGAAGAAAAGTTTAA